The Bacteroidota bacterium nucleotide sequence GAACTCGAAACTCGGAACTTTGCTAGTGACTTGTCACTAGCAGTTGCCCTGCCCGGTAGGCGCCGCCGATGATGCCGGCGTTGTTTTGGAGTTGTGCGGTTACCAGGTCAGCGTCCGTGCGGAGGTCGCCGAAGTACTTGGTCTTTTTTGTGGGCTTGCTTACGCCACCGCCAATGATGATGAGATCTGGGGCGAGGAGGAATTCGATGCGGTCGAGGTATTCCTGTACGCGCAGCGCCCACTCACCCCACTTTAAGTCGTTTTTCTTTCGCGCACTGTCAGCAGCATAGTGCTCAGCCGGCCCGTTGTGCATCTCGATGTGGCCAAATTCGGTATTGGGCACCAGTTTCTGATCCATGAACAAAGCGCTTCCTATGCCGGTGCCAAAGGTGAGCAGGAGCACCATGTCGTCGCGGTCTCTGCCGGCGCCAAAGGCCATTTCAGCCACGCCGGCCGCGTCTGCATCATTCAGTACAACAGTAGGGCAGCCTGTTTCTTTTTCAATCAGGTTTTCCACGTTTGTGCCCAACCAGGACCGGTCTACATTAGCCGCTGTGCGGGCGATGCCGCGCTTGATGCGGGCAGGGAAGGTACAACCGATAGCACCTTTCCAGGAGAAATGCTTGGCAATTTCGTTAACGACACCCACCACAGCGTCGGGTGTGGCCGGCTGGGGTGTGGGAATGCGAAACCGTTCTTCAAGAAGTTCGCCGGTTGATGTATTTACGGGGGCGCCCTTTATTCCTGTGCCACCAATGTCAATGCCTAATATTTCCACGATATCTTCCGGATTGGTAATTACAGTGTAATTTAAGTTTTTTGCACTGTTCAATGAAAAGAGGATGTTCAACAGAAAAGAGAATGTGAGATGAGGGAGTGGGAGATACTTTTATTTGGGATTTTGCATCCAATAAAGTCTCTCATCT carries:
- a CDS encoding ROK family protein, giving the protein MEILGIDIGGTGIKGAPVNTSTGELLEERFRIPTPQPATPDAVVGVVNEIAKHFSWKGAIGCTFPARIKRGIARTAANVDRSWLGTNVENLIEKETGCPTVVLNDADAAGVAEMAFGAGRDRDDMVLLLTFGTGIGSALFMDQKLVPNTEFGHIEMHNGPAEHYAADSARKKNDLKWGEWALRVQEYLDRIEFLLAPDLIIIGGGVSKPTKKTKYFGDLRTDADLVTAQLQNNAGIIGGAYRAGQLLVTSH